From Sphingobacteriaceae bacterium:
AAAAAACCTTGACCTTCTTGCTGCGGCCATGGTCCAGCACCCGGGCGTGCACCTGGGCGCCTTCCACCCGGGGGGTGCCCACCCGCAGGCCGGCCCCTTGGCCGACGGCCAGAACTTCTTCGAAGACGACCGGGGCATCGGGCTCGGCCGCCAGGGACTCCACGCGGATGACGTCCCCTTCGGCGACCCGATATTGCTTACCACCGGTGGCTATAATCGCGTACATGACTACTCCTCCTGTGTCTACGGCGCGTTGATTTTAGCACGGCCCCCGGGGGGCGTCAACGCCGTCGCCGGCGGGGCTAAACCATCTTGGCCTTGGCGTAGGTGCGGAAGGCCCGGGTGATCTCCACCTTGACCTTCTCCCCCACCTTGTTGCCGGCCCCTTCGATGTCGATGACGTAGCCTTCCACCCGGGCGATGCCGTCCCAGACGTTGGACACGTGGGGCTCCTCCACCGTCAGCTCCAGCACCTGGCCTGTCTTCACCGGCAGGGCCCGCTCCTCCACTTCCTCCCGGGTGCCCCGGGAGCGGACGATCATCTCCTCCACGTGGCAGTTCTCGGCGCCCCGGACGAAGATGTTCTTGCCCGTCTCCCGCTCCAATTCCCGCAGGTTGGTGCCGCCGGGACCGATGAGGAGGGAGGCCACCGAAGGATGGACCTCCACCAGGATGGCCTCGCTCTCGGCGTTGCGCATGATGCGCTTGATCTCCCGGCGCACCCGGCGGGCCACGCTCTCCTCGGTCAAGACGTAGCCCCGGCCGTCGCAGTAGTGGCACG
This genomic window contains:
- the rplU gene encoding 50S ribosomal protein L21, which encodes MYAIIATGGKQYRVAEGDVIRVESLAAEPDAPVVFEEVLAVGQGAGLRVGTPRVEGAQVHARVLDHGRSKKVKVFYYRPKKRWSRQRGHRQGYTRVRIEKIEV